In one window of Phaenicophaeus curvirostris isolate KB17595 unplaced genomic scaffold, BPBGC_Pcur_1.0 scaffold_75, whole genome shotgun sequence DNA:
- the NRBP2 gene encoding nuclear receptor-binding protein 2 produces the protein MAEPEGLLAQEKEEESEEESEILEESPCGRWQKRREQVNQGNMPGIQSTFLAMDTEEGVEVVWNELLFTDKKAFKAHEEKIKTMFEQLVLVDHPNIVKLHKYWLDVRDSKARVIFITEYVSSGSLKQFLKKTKKNHKAMNARAWKRWCTQILSALSFLHACEPPIIHGNLTSDTIFIQHNGLIKIGSVWHRVFASALPDDLRSPMRIEREEQRNLHFFPPEYGQKADGTAVDIFSFGMCALEMAVLEIQSNGDTRVSEEAIVRARHSLDDPNMREFILSCLTLNPDKRPSAHNLLFHRVLFEVHSLKLLAAHCFINNQYLMPENVVEEKIKELDLNMVMAEMRRQGRPGVQWRYSEVSFLELDKFLEDVRNGLYPLMNFAVSRPHALPRVLSQPQEDLQKAKTPTPEPFDVETRKVVQMQCNLELNEEKTQWHLTLLLILEDKLHRQLSYDLLPTDNSKDLATELVHYGFIHEDDCEKLANFLESAFHKHRSPPF, from the exons aTGGCGGAGCCGGAGGGGCTCCTGgcgcaggagaaggaggaggagagcgaGGAGGAGAGCGAGATCCTGGAGGAGAGTCCCTGCGGCAGGTGGCAGAAGCGCCGAGAGCAG GTGAATCAGGGGAACATGCCGGGCATCCAGAGCACCTTCCTGGCCATGGACACCGAGGAGGGCGTGGAGGTCGTGTGGAACGAGCTGCTCTTCACCGACAAGAAGGCCTTCAAGGCACACGAG gAGAAGATCAAGACCATGTTTGAGCAGCTGGTGCTGGTGGATCATCCCAACATTGTGAAGCTTCACAAGTACTGGCTGGACGTGAGGGACTCCAAGGCTCGG GTCATCTTCATCACGGAATACGTGTCCTCCGGGAGCCTCAAGCAGTTCCTGAAGAAGACCAAGAAGAACCACAAGGCCATGAACGCCAGG GCCTGGAAGCGCTGGTGCACCCAGATCCTCTCAGCTCTCAG CTTCCTCCACGCCTGCGAGCCGCCCATCATCCACGGGAACCTCACCAGCGACACCATCTTCATCCAGCACAACGGGCTCATCAAGATCGGATCAG TCTGGCACCGGGTGTTTGCCAGCG CGCTTCCCGACGACCTGAGAAGCCCCATGAGGATCGAGAGGGAAGAGCAGCGGAATCTCCACTTCTTCCCACCGGAGTACGGAC aGAAGGCTGATGGGACGGCCGTGGACATCTTCTCCTTCGGGATGTGCGCCCTGGAG ATGGCGGTGCTGGAGATCCAGAGCAACGGGGACACGCGGGTCTCCGAGGAGGCCATCGTGCGGGCCCGACATTCCCTGGACGATCCCAACATGAGG GAGTTCATCCTCTCGTGCTTGACCCTCAACCCAGACAAGAGGCCATCGGCCCACAACCTCCTCTTCCACCGGGTGCTCTTCGAGGTCCATTCCCTCAAGCTGCTGGCCGCTCATTGCTTCATCAACAACCAGT ACCTGATGCCGGAGAACGTGGTggaggagaagatcaaggagTTGGACCTCAACATGGTGATGGCGGAGATGCGGCGCCAGGGTCGGCCCGGGGTGCAGTGGAG GTACTCGGAGGTCTCGTTCCTGGAACTGGACAAGTTCTTAGAGGACGTCAG GAACGGGCTCTACCCTCTGATGAACTTCGCCGTCTCCAGACCCCATGCCCTCCCCCGGGttctctcccagccccaggaggACCTTCAGAAAGCCAAGACTcccaccccagagcccttcgaCGTGGAGACCAGGAAG GTGGTGCAGATGCAGTGCAACCTGGAGCTGAACGAGGAGAAGACCCAGTGGCAC TTGACCCTCCTGCTCATCCTGGAGGACAAACTCCACCGGCAGCTCAGCTACGACCTCCTGCCCA CCGATAACTCCAAGGACTTGGCCACCGAGCTGGTGCATTATGGATTCATCCACGAG gacGACTGTGAGAAGTTGGCCAACTTCTTGGAGAGCGCCTTCCACAAGCACCGATCTCCTCCCTTCTGA